From the Microcoleus sp. FACHB-831 genome, one window contains:
- a CDS encoding phage tail protein encodes MADKTEFLTTSSFWFECPKLDGKRAISEISGLSITVKAAAGQETVAVMTKGASMRQAKPTGPATYEEITVKVVATGQDDLYQWFIKTNPPNQGEKSEWDMKGINATVKSYNAANEETAIWEIEACYPTKYGGPSFKAGDGGLAYEEFKLTHNRVRRTK; translated from the coding sequence ATGGCAGATAAGACTGAGTTTCTCACTACTAGCAGCTTTTGGTTTGAGTGCCCAAAACTGGATGGCAAAAGGGCTATATCTGAAATTTCCGGTCTGAGTATAACGGTAAAAGCTGCTGCTGGCCAAGAAACAGTTGCAGTTATGACAAAGGGAGCTTCGATGCGTCAAGCCAAGCCTACGGGTCCAGCAACTTATGAGGAAATAACAGTCAAGGTTGTCGCTACTGGGCAAGACGATCTCTACCAATGGTTCATAAAAACCAATCCTCCCAACCAAGGAGAAAAATCTGAATGGGACATGAAAGGTATAAACGCTACAGTGAAAAGCTACAATGCTGCTAATGAAGAAACCGCCATTTGGGAAATTGAGGCCTGCTATCCAACCAAGTACGGCGGACCATCTTTCAAGGCAGGCGATGGGGGTCTAGCTTATGAAGAATTTAAACTTACCCACAATCGAGTACGACGGACCAAATAG
- a CDS encoding phage tail protein, whose amino-acid sequence MSDGIPSFPEILVATRFDITLHLAGSQNPVDAAFQEFQGFKRTQKPIEFYEVTPQKWGQANHGQIIQTKIPGNVESSNLILKRGMTKSVTLWNWFKDVEEGKWGAKRKDGILTIYDLQNNGIVKFEFQRAWPISYKIGDVGMNKAETEIEELELAVESFIRTA is encoded by the coding sequence ATGTCCGATGGAATTCCCTCTTTCCCTGAAATACTTGTAGCTACTCGTTTCGATATAACACTGCATCTAGCTGGCAGCCAAAACCCGGTAGATGCTGCTTTTCAGGAATTCCAGGGTTTTAAACGAACCCAAAAGCCAATAGAGTTCTACGAGGTAACCCCCCAGAAATGGGGTCAAGCTAATCATGGCCAGATTATCCAGACTAAAATTCCCGGTAATGTCGAGAGCAGTAATCTGATTCTAAAAAGGGGCATGACTAAATCCGTTACCCTCTGGAATTGGTTTAAGGATGTTGAGGAAGGAAAGTGGGGTGCAAAACGTAAAGATGGAATTTTGACTATCTATGACCTACAAAACAATGGGATAGTAAAATTTGAATTTCAGAGGGCATGGCCAATTAGTTATAAAATTGGCGACGTTGGTATGAATAAGGCTGAAACAGAAATTGAAGAACTGGAACTAGCCGTTGAATCATTTATAAGAACTGCGTAA
- a CDS encoding phage tail assembly protein, with product MNTEFDFILPSGFVDASGEVHRQGVMRLATARDEMYVQKDRRVKDTPGYEVLVMLSRVITRLGSLSTVNPDLLEGLFTRDLAYLREFYNRINQQGDAYIPVECPQCSSRFQVELSLSGEY from the coding sequence ATGAACACAGAATTTGACTTTATCCTTCCTAGCGGCTTCGTAGATGCCTCTGGGGAAGTTCATCGCCAAGGAGTAATGCGGTTGGCAACTGCAAGAGATGAAATGTACGTCCAGAAAGACCGCCGCGTTAAAGATACTCCAGGTTATGAAGTTTTAGTGATGTTATCGCGGGTGATTACTCGTTTGGGTAGTTTATCGACAGTAAATCCCGATTTATTGGAGGGTTTATTCACGCGGGATTTAGCCTATTTGAGGGAGTTCTACAATCGGATTAACCAGCAAGGAGATGCTTATATTCCCGTTGAGTGTCCGCAATGCAGCAGTCGCTTTCAAGTGGAGCTTTCTCTATCGGGGGAATACTAA
- a CDS encoding DUF6760 family protein, which translates to MQQSLSSGAFSIGGILSYPSEQLNEEVAYIAFHFHWSLEDILNLEHPDRRRWVGEIGKINQQAQDL; encoded by the coding sequence ATGCAGCAGTCGCTTTCAAGTGGAGCTTTCTCTATCGGGGGAATACTAAGCTACCCCTCGGAACAACTGAACGAGGAGGTAGCTTACATTGCTTTTCACTTCCACTGGTCTTTAGAAGATATTTTGAATCTAGAACATCCCGATCGGCGGCGTTGGGTTGGGGAAATAGGTAAGATTAATCAACAAGCACAAGATTTGTAA
- a CDS encoding ABC transporter ATP-binding protein, which yields MSAFTDKPVQPATLDRPPVVQTYELTKVYRTGFFMNKQIPSLKNCTLSVFEGETFGLLGPNGAGKTTLLKTLLGVVRPTSGRASLLGQPLGDRAVKERIGYLPENAYFYDYLTGWEFLQYVAGIFQIPASEQRKRIPALLDLVGLAQSAARKKQLRQYSKGMLQRVGMAQALINDPEVVFLDEPMSGLDPLGRYQMREIILSLKQQGKTIFFNSHILAEVEKICDRIAILARGELICVGSLKELLGTTDAYKVKGKGGNLDVLQQWVSNISFEDDCWYGQLKGEPQDFIATTRLMGAKLISMTLARPSLEEFFIQQLQERGITSST from the coding sequence ATGAGTGCTTTCACAGATAAGCCAGTACAACCCGCTACGCTTGACCGTCCGCCAGTGGTGCAGACTTATGAACTGACGAAGGTCTACCGCACTGGCTTCTTTATGAATAAACAAATCCCCTCTTTGAAAAACTGCACGCTGTCAGTCTTTGAGGGAGAGACTTTTGGTTTGTTGGGGCCAAATGGAGCAGGTAAAACCACGCTGTTGAAAACTCTGTTGGGCGTTGTACGTCCTACATCGGGGCGTGCTTCCCTCTTGGGACAACCTTTAGGCGATCGCGCTGTCAAGGAACGCATCGGTTATCTGCCGGAAAACGCCTATTTCTACGACTACCTCACAGGTTGGGAGTTCTTGCAGTACGTCGCCGGAATCTTCCAAATCCCTGCATCCGAGCAACGCAAGCGCATCCCCGCACTCTTAGACTTAGTTGGTTTAGCACAGTCAGCAGCACGTAAAAAGCAGTTACGCCAATACTCCAAAGGGATGCTACAACGAGTTGGCATGGCGCAAGCGCTGATCAACGATCCAGAAGTAGTATTTCTAGATGAGCCAATGTCTGGTCTTGACCCGTTGGGACGTTACCAGATGCGAGAAATTATTTTATCGCTCAAACAACAGGGTAAGACAATTTTCTTCAACAGCCACATCTTGGCAGAAGTTGAAAAAATATGCGATCGCATCGCCATCCTCGCGCGAGGCGAACTGATTTGCGTGGGTTCCCTCAAAGAACTACTCGGCACAACTGACGCTTACAAAGTCAAAGGTAAAGGCGGCAACTTAGACGTACTCCAACAGTGGGTATCGAATATCAGCTTTGAGGATGACTGTTGGTACGGTCAACTAAAAGGCGAACCGCAAGATTTTATAGCTACCACCCGTCTCATGGGCGCGAAGCTAATTTCCATGACTTTAGCCCGTCCCTCCTTAGAAGAATTCTTCATTCAGCAACTCCAAGAGCGGGGCATTACTTCCAGCACTTAA
- a CDS encoding fasciclin domain-containing protein, with protein sequence MADIVDTAADAGSFKTLVTVIEAAGLLDILRSPGPYTVFAPTDDAFAKIPTNTIASWLEDIPKLKKILTYHVLFGDVRTDNLVELNSAETVEGGIVGIEHTADGFKVNDANVLKTDILTDNGVIHVIDGVLIPALVSQ encoded by the coding sequence ATGGCTGACATCGTAGATACTGCCGCCGACGCAGGATCTTTCAAAACCCTAGTGACTGTGATTGAGGCTGCTGGTCTGTTAGACATTCTCAGGAGTCCTGGCCCTTACACCGTCTTCGCACCCACCGATGATGCTTTTGCCAAGATTCCAACTAACACTATTGCCTCTTGGCTTGAAGACATCCCCAAACTCAAGAAGATTCTCACCTATCACGTCCTGTTTGGTGATGTAAGAACCGATAACTTGGTAGAGCTAAATTCTGCCGAAACTGTTGAGGGTGGAATTGTCGGAATTGAGCATACTGCTGATGGCTTCAAAGTCAATGACGCAAATGTTCTGAAGACAGATATCCTTACCGACAATGGGGTTATCCACGTTATTGATGGCGTATTAATTCCCGCTTTGGTGTCACAATAA
- a CDS encoding glycoside hydrolase family 13 protein: MQIQTPDWVKHAVFYQIFPDRFARTKHPHKRLLKDFRWEDWHEMPTLQGYKGGDLWGVIEQLDYLQDLGINAIYFTPIFQSASNHRYHTHDYYQVDPLLGGNSAFKELLEAAHQRNIKVVLDGVFNHSSRGFFFFHDVLENGPHSPWVDWFKIEGWPLSAYNGDFPANYEGWDGNRALPVFNHENPEVREYIMEIAEYWIKFGIDGWRLDVPFEIKVEDFWQEFRDRVKAINPEAYIVGEVWGDSRQWLDGTQFDGVMNYLFTAPTIAFTAGDRVDIAQVEDRSYHPYPPLFAKEYGEKIQYLLELYPWEIQLTQLNLLASHDTARLLSIAGGDKESVELATLLLLTFPGAPSIYYGDEVGLPGRLDPDSRRSFPMEAHWERDVLDYHRKLIAIRHKYPALRTGDYKVLFADAGVYVFARTLDAEEVIIAVNVGTAPAERVTVKAQELKSQPNNFLYGSGEASWSSDEESNILTLHLPPRSGCILS; this comes from the coding sequence ATGCAGATACAAACGCCAGATTGGGTTAAACACGCTGTTTTTTACCAGATTTTTCCGGATCGCTTCGCCAGAACCAAGCATCCTCACAAGCGGCTCTTAAAGGATTTCCGTTGGGAAGATTGGCATGAGATGCCTACCCTCCAAGGGTATAAGGGCGGAGACTTGTGGGGTGTAATCGAGCAACTGGACTATTTGCAAGATCTAGGAATAAACGCAATTTATTTCACACCGATCTTTCAATCTGCTAGCAATCACCGCTATCACACCCATGACTACTACCAGGTCGATCCGCTGTTGGGGGGAAATTCAGCTTTTAAGGAACTTCTAGAAGCTGCCCATCAACGGAACATCAAAGTCGTTCTGGATGGGGTGTTTAACCACTCTAGTCGCGGCTTTTTCTTTTTCCATGATGTTTTGGAAAATGGCCCCCATTCACCTTGGGTGGATTGGTTCAAAATAGAAGGCTGGCCGCTTTCTGCCTACAACGGTGATTTTCCCGCTAACTATGAGGGTTGGGATGGCAATCGGGCGCTACCAGTGTTCAACCACGAAAATCCCGAAGTCCGCGAGTACATTATGGAGATTGCCGAATATTGGATTAAGTTCGGCATCGATGGATGGCGCTTGGATGTGCCGTTTGAGATAAAGGTTGAGGATTTCTGGCAAGAGTTCCGCGATCGCGTCAAAGCTATCAACCCCGAAGCTTACATTGTGGGAGAAGTTTGGGGCGATTCTCGCCAATGGCTTGATGGTACTCAATTTGATGGCGTGATGAACTATCTATTTACCGCGCCAACGATCGCGTTTACAGCAGGCGATCGCGTTGATATAGCCCAAGTGGAAGATCGCTCTTACCATCCCTATCCCCCTCTGTTTGCCAAGGAGTATGGCGAAAAAATTCAGTATTTATTGGAACTATACCCTTGGGAAATCCAATTAACTCAGCTGAATTTACTCGCCAGTCACGATACTGCACGGCTGCTGTCTATTGCCGGAGGTGACAAGGAGAGTGTCGAACTAGCAACTCTCCTACTATTAACCTTTCCTGGTGCGCCCAGCATCTACTACGGCGATGAAGTTGGCTTACCAGGTCGTCTCGACCCAGACTCGCGGCGGAGCTTTCCCATGGAAGCACACTGGGAGCGCGATGTTCTAGATTACCATCGCAAACTTATTGCCATTCGCCACAAATACCCTGCGCTGCGTACAGGTGACTACAAAGTTCTTTTCGCTGATGCAGGAGTGTATGTCTTCGCTAGAACTCTGGACGCAGAGGAAGTGATTATCGCTGTTAACGTTGGAACTGCACCCGCAGAGCGCGTTACCGTTAAGGCACAGGAGCTAAAGTCTCAGCCCAACAACTTCTTGTATGGCAGCGGCGAAGCATCGTGGAGCAGCGACGAAGAATCGAACATTCTCACATTGCATTTGCCCCCTCGCAGTGGGTGCATCCTCAGTTGA